The following are from one region of the Paenibacillus bovis genome:
- a CDS encoding SDR family oxidoreductase — translation MNDQGGIILERRIALITGSAKGLGKMTALTLAGQGYDIALNYVRSEAEALQLQQEIQQLGVRCIAVQADVSVEKEIDRLVDEVEQQLGSVDILVNNAGPFIRERRLFMEYERSEIMDMLQGNLIGAMLLDHRVLPLMRKRKWGRIIHFGFGHAAESRAWPHRAVYAAAKVGLVSFTKTLAVEEAANGITVNMICPGDIRGDNKEKRIDEVLGMSDGETPRGRPGSGEDIARVIAYLCETNSDFITGNIMEITGGLDPIRPYIK, via the coding sequence ATGAATGACCAGGGAGGCATCATATTGGAACGCAGAATCGCTCTAATAACAGGAAGCGCCAAGGGACTTGGCAAAATGACGGCGCTTACGCTGGCCGGTCAGGGCTATGATATTGCTCTAAATTATGTACGCAGTGAAGCAGAAGCACTGCAGCTGCAGCAGGAGATTCAGCAGCTGGGTGTACGCTGTATTGCTGTGCAGGCAGATGTGTCAGTAGAAAAGGAGATTGACCGGCTGGTGGACGAGGTAGAGCAGCAGCTGGGCAGTGTAGATATATTGGTGAACAATGCAGGTCCTTTTATTCGGGAACGCCGTTTGTTTATGGAATATGAACGTTCAGAGATTATGGACATGCTGCAGGGTAATCTGATCGGCGCCATGCTGCTGGATCATCGGGTACTGCCGCTGATGCGCAAGCGCAAATGGGGAAGAATTATCCATTTTGGATTTGGTCATGCCGCCGAATCCAGAGCCTGGCCGCACCGCGCCGTCTATGCTGCAGCCAAGGTAGGTCTGGTTTCTTTTACCAAGACACTGGCTGTAGAAGAAGCCGCTAACGGGATTACCGTTAATATGATTTGTCCCGGTGATATTCGCGGCGACAATAAAGAGAAGCGAATCGATGAAGTGCTGGGCATGAGTGACGGCGAGACCCCGCGCGGTCGGCCAGGCAGCGGCGAGGATATTGCCCGCGTGATCGCTTATCTGTGCGAGACGAATTCAGACTTTATTACCGGCAATATTATGGAGATTACCGGAGGACTCGACCCAATCCGGCCGTATATCAAGTAA
- a CDS encoding metallophosphoesterase, giving the protein MSGRTLAISDIHGELDLLDRLLDKIDYRPEQDQLILLGDYVDRGSNSRGTLERVIQLTRAGAIALKGNHEDLMFNALTSSREADWNRWLKVNGGLATLLSYGFTREELITLSGEDFHLPDLHNEELQQHLEFIRELPLYYETPDYLYVHAGVEPGKTAAETTARQLFWIREPFHTGYDGEQLVVFGHTPTFYLHQNAANFDIFYGVNRIIGIDGGAAYGGQLNALDTTSGISYAVHKQ; this is encoded by the coding sequence ATGTCCGGACGTACTCTCGCAATAAGTGATATTCATGGTGAACTTGACCTCCTCGACCGTCTGCTCGACAAAATCGATTATCGACCGGAGCAGGATCAGTTGATTCTGCTTGGTGACTATGTAGATCGTGGCAGTAATTCGCGTGGCACATTGGAGCGTGTCATACAGTTGACCCGCGCAGGCGCTATTGCACTAAAAGGTAATCACGAAGACCTGATGTTCAACGCATTGACCAGCAGCAGGGAAGCCGACTGGAACCGCTGGCTCAAGGTCAATGGAGGTCTCGCTACACTGCTCAGTTACGGATTTACTCGTGAGGAATTGATTACATTGTCGGGTGAAGACTTTCATTTGCCTGATCTGCACAATGAAGAATTGCAGCAGCATCTGGAGTTTATTCGCGAGCTGCCACTGTATTACGAGACACCGGATTACCTGTATGTGCATGCCGGTGTAGAACCAGGCAAAACAGCAGCCGAGACAACAGCACGTCAGCTGTTCTGGATACGTGAACCTTTTCATACCGGATATGACGGAGAGCAATTGGTTGTATTTGGTCATACCCCTACTTTTTATCTGCATCAGAACGCTGCCAATTTTGATATTTTTTACGGTGTAAACCGGATTATCGGTATTGATGGAGGAGCAGCCTATGGCGGACAGCTAAATGCACTTGATACGACCAGCGGAATCTCCTATGCTGTGCATAAGCAATAA
- the mqnE gene encoding aminofutalosine synthase MqnE, translated as MSTLITPHTDTRMAEIINKVRAGERLSLEDGVYLYESDDILTIGQLANEANLRKNGKKVYFIENMSLYFTNVCEAHCAFCNFRKDEGEEGSYTLSGQEMVDYVNQHIHPGIREFHIVGGHNNNVPFQYYVDSLKALNEAFPDVTLKAYTAAEIDFFTRISGLGVKEVLVELQAAGLESLTGGGAEILSDEYRKKMRVNKANVDRYLEVHRTAHELGMRTHTTMLYGSIETYEDRVNHMIQIRELQDETHGFQVFIPLSMQPKSKNASIMRRNSAYEDLKTIAISRLMLDNIDHIKAYFINIGTQLTQMALAFGASDVHGTILKERISHAAGALTPEGLTRKELVWLVKGAGRIPVERDTFYNEIQVYE; from the coding sequence ATGTCCACCCTTATTACACCACATACCGATACACGGATGGCAGAGATTATTAATAAAGTACGCGCAGGTGAGCGTTTATCCCTGGAAGATGGGGTATATTTATACGAGAGCGATGATATTTTGACAATTGGGCAGCTCGCTAACGAAGCTAACTTGCGCAAAAATGGCAAAAAGGTATATTTCATCGAAAATATGAGCCTTTACTTCACCAATGTATGTGAAGCCCATTGTGCTTTTTGCAATTTCCGTAAAGATGAAGGCGAAGAAGGTTCTTATACCCTCAGCGGTCAGGAAATGGTTGATTATGTGAATCAGCATATCCACCCGGGTATTCGCGAATTCCATATTGTCGGTGGTCACAACAACAACGTGCCTTTCCAATATTATGTGGATTCACTCAAAGCACTGAATGAAGCTTTCCCTGATGTTACACTGAAAGCTTACACAGCAGCCGAGATTGATTTCTTTACCCGCATCAGCGGACTTGGCGTCAAAGAAGTACTGGTTGAGCTGCAAGCAGCTGGGCTGGAATCACTGACTGGCGGCGGTGCCGAGATTCTGTCAGACGAATATCGTAAAAAAATGCGTGTCAACAAAGCCAATGTAGACCGCTATCTGGAAGTACACCGCACGGCTCACGAGCTGGGCATGCGTACGCATACTACCATGCTGTACGGTTCGATCGAGACCTATGAGGATCGCGTGAATCATATGATCCAGATTCGTGAACTGCAGGATGAAACTCATGGATTCCAGGTATTTATTCCACTGTCCATGCAGCCAAAAAGCAAAAACGCAAGCATTATGCGTCGTAACTCGGCTTATGAAGATCTCAAAACGATCGCGATCAGCCGTCTGATGCTTGACAATATCGATCATATCAAAGCTTATTTCATTAATATCGGTACCCAGCTGACCCAGATGGCTCTGGCGTTTGGCGCTTCCGACGTACACGGTACAATCCTCAAGGAACGTATCAGTCACGCTGCAGGAGCCCTGACACCGGAAGGTCTGACTCGCAAGGAACTGGTCTGGCTTGTCAAAGGCGCAGGTCGCATTCCGGTTGAGCGGGATACCTTCTATAACGAAATTCAAGTGTACGAATAA
- a CDS encoding MetQ/NlpA family ABC transporter substrate-binding protein gives MKKWALALISIMLIAVVAACGNKNTGDSASSGAAEGSKEVTLRVGATAVPHAEILNHLKPILAKEGVNLEVVEFTDYIQPNVQLNDSKLDANYFQTKPYLDEQNKSRGMNLVTVQGVHIEPFGGYSKKYTSLDQLPDGATIAIPNEVSNGARALILLANNGLIELKDKTNITSDVKDITANPKNLKFVPMDAAMLTRQLNQVDMAMINMNYVLEAKIDPKSALVVEDSSAPYANYLVSREDNKDSDAIQKLAKALTSDDTKKFIEEQYKGAVIPAFETK, from the coding sequence ATGAAAAAATGGGCACTCGCTCTGATCAGCATCATGCTGATCGCTGTAGTCGCAGCTTGCGGCAATAAAAACACTGGAGATTCCGCATCATCCGGCGCAGCTGAAGGCAGCAAGGAAGTAACACTGCGCGTCGGCGCAACAGCTGTTCCACACGCAGAAATTCTGAACCACCTCAAGCCAATTCTGGCTAAAGAAGGCGTCAACCTGGAAGTGGTTGAATTTACGGATTACATCCAGCCAAACGTACAGCTGAATGACAGCAAGCTGGATGCGAACTATTTCCAGACCAAGCCTTACCTGGATGAGCAAAACAAATCCCGCGGCATGAACCTGGTAACGGTACAAGGCGTACACATCGAGCCATTCGGTGGATATTCCAAAAAGTACACTTCCCTGGATCAGCTTCCTGACGGCGCAACAATCGCGATCCCGAACGAAGTATCCAACGGTGCACGTGCACTGATCCTGCTGGCCAACAATGGTCTGATCGAACTGAAAGACAAAACCAATATCACTTCTGACGTAAAAGATATTACAGCTAACCCGAAAAACCTGAAATTCGTACCCATGGATGCAGCAATGCTGACTCGTCAGCTGAACCAGGTCGACATGGCGATGATCAACATGAACTATGTGCTGGAAGCCAAAATCGATCCTAAATCTGCACTGGTAGTCGAAGACAGCAGCGCGCCATACGCGAACTATCTGGTATCCCGTGAAGACAACAAAGATTCCGATGCCATCCAGAAGCTGGCAAAAGCACTGACTTCCGATGATACCAAAAAGTTCATCGAAGAGCAGTACAAAGGCGCTGTAATCCCGGCATTTGAAACTAAATAA
- a CDS encoding methionine ABC transporter ATP-binding protein yields the protein MIQLENLTKTYGKGKNVTPALSELNLSIERGEIFGVIGHSGAGKSTLIRCINLLERPTSGRVWIDGVDLTRLSKSALQARRRKIGMIFQHFNLLSSATVYDNIAFPLRLVKTPEKNVRAKVEELLALVGLEAHASKYPAQLSGGQKQRVGIARALASDPDVLLCDEATSALDPQTTDSILKLLLDINRRFNLTIVLITHEMHVIQSICDRVAVIHQGGIVEKGPVAEVFLKPQHAVTRDFISREYSQAELLDTALAAPHGASALAVKISFLGDKTYQSILSQTVRQTGVDFAIIQGTISTLKNVPYGQLIVRFEGEEALIRRTIEILTGEGLDVEVIE from the coding sequence TTGATTCAACTGGAGAATTTGACCAAAACCTATGGCAAAGGCAAAAATGTAACCCCTGCCTTGTCCGAGCTGAATCTCTCGATCGAACGTGGCGAGATTTTTGGCGTGATCGGCCATTCGGGTGCTGGTAAGAGTACGCTTATACGATGTATTAATTTATTGGAACGTCCGACTTCCGGACGGGTATGGATTGATGGAGTGGATCTGACCCGGCTGAGCAAGTCAGCGCTGCAAGCTCGTCGTCGCAAGATCGGTATGATCTTTCAGCACTTTAACCTGCTGTCTTCGGCTACCGTGTACGACAATATCGCATTCCCGCTGCGGCTCGTGAAGACACCGGAAAAAAATGTGCGTGCCAAAGTGGAGGAACTGCTGGCTCTGGTCGGCCTGGAAGCCCACGCAAGCAAATATCCGGCCCAGCTGTCCGGTGGACAAAAGCAGCGTGTCGGTATCGCCCGTGCGCTGGCAAGTGATCCGGATGTGCTGCTCTGCGATGAAGCGACATCTGCACTGGACCCGCAGACGACAGATTCGATTCTGAAATTGCTGCTGGATATTAACCGCCGCTTTAACCTGACGATTGTGCTGATTACGCATGAGATGCATGTGATTCAGAGTATCTGCGATCGTGTCGCTGTTATCCATCAGGGCGGTATTGTGGAAAAGGGTCCTGTCGCTGAAGTGTTCCTGAAGCCACAGCATGCGGTTACCCGCGATTTTATCAGCCGTGAATACAGCCAGGCAGAACTGCTGGATACAGCGCTTGCTGCACCACATGGTGCTTCTGCGCTGGCTGTGAAGATTTCGTTCCTCGGAGACAAAACCTACCAGTCTATTCTGTCGCAGACCGTGCGCCAGACAGGCGTAGATTTTGCTATTATCCAGGGAACGATCTCCACACTGAAAAATGTTCCTTACGGACAGCTGATTGTCCGGTTTGAGGGAGAAGAGGCGCTGATCCGCCGTACGATCGAGATATTGACCGGCGAAGGCCTGGATGTGGAGGTGATTGAGTAA
- the ybaK gene encoding Cys-tRNA(Pro) deacylase, with protein MSANKNKTNAMRILDKEQIHYQIHEYDPEDGQIHGNAVAAKINKPAEMVHKTLVTQGKQGLHIFVIPVGAELDLKQAARAAGEKKLEMLPVKELQKWTGYIRGGCSPVGMKKLYPTFIDHRAIQLDQIIVSAGRIGTQIELHPQELAQVVQARFEELCIDD; from the coding sequence ATGAGCGCCAATAAAAACAAAACGAATGCTATGCGCATTCTGGATAAGGAACAGATCCATTACCAGATTCACGAATACGATCCGGAAGACGGCCAGATTCACGGCAATGCCGTCGCCGCCAAAATCAACAAGCCTGCCGAGATGGTCCACAAAACACTGGTGACCCAGGGTAAGCAGGGGCTTCATATTTTTGTTATTCCGGTCGGTGCAGAGCTGGATCTCAAACAGGCTGCCCGCGCTGCTGGGGAGAAAAAGCTGGAAATGCTGCCGGTTAAAGAACTACAAAAATGGACGGGTTATATCCGCGGCGGCTGTTCGCCTGTAGGGATGAAAAAGCTATATCCTACCTTTATCGATCATCGCGCAATCCAGCTGGATCAAATCATCGTCAGCGCAGGAAGGATCGGCACCCAGATCGAGCTGCATCCGCAGGAACTGGCTCAGGTTGTACAGGCACGATTTGAAGAGCTATGTATAGACGATTAG
- a CDS encoding NifU family protein, which yields MSESVQAEMYDEVMEVLDKLRPFLQRDGGDVELVDVEDGIVKLKLMGACGSCPSSTITLKAGIERALFEEVEGVEEVVQVF from the coding sequence ATGAGTGAAAGCGTACAAGCTGAAATGTATGATGAAGTAATGGAAGTACTGGACAAATTGCGTCCATTCCTGCAGCGCGATGGCGGTGACGTGGAACTGGTTGATGTTGAAGACGGTATCGTCAAACTGAAACTGATGGGTGCATGCGGTAGCTGCCCAAGTTCTACAATCACACTGAAAGCCGGTATTGAGCGCGCCCTTTTCGAAGAAGTTGAAGGTGTGGAAGAGGTAGTGCAAGTATTCTAA
- a CDS encoding methionine ABC transporter permease, with amino-acid sequence MDVGALDFTQVDWTEFGTATKDTLAMLGASALFTLILGLPLGIILFMSARSTSPVIRVVYSVLSVIVNILRSVPFIILIVALLPLTDKLVGTTIGVKGTIPPLVIAAAPFFARLVETALREVDRGVIEAAHAMGASVWQVITRVLIREAMPGLIAGLTVTVVALVSNTAMAGMVGAGGLGTLAINYGYYRYETAVMLVAVVLMVIIVQVLQMIGDRLVIYFSRR; translated from the coding sequence ATGGATGTAGGTGCACTTGATTTTACGCAGGTAGACTGGACAGAGTTTGGTACAGCTACCAAGGATACACTCGCCATGCTCGGTGCTTCGGCATTGTTCACCCTGATTCTGGGACTGCCGCTGGGAATTATCCTGTTTATGTCGGCTCGCTCGACATCGCCTGTTATACGTGTCGTATACAGCGTACTGTCGGTGATTGTGAATATTCTGCGTTCGGTACCATTTATTATCCTGATCGTAGCCCTGCTGCCACTGACAGATAAGCTGGTCGGTACCACGATTGGTGTCAAAGGAACGATTCCGCCACTCGTTATCGCAGCTGCGCCGTTTTTTGCCAGACTGGTGGAGACGGCACTGCGTGAAGTGGATCGCGGCGTTATCGAAGCCGCTCATGCCATGGGGGCTTCTGTATGGCAGGTGATCACCCGGGTACTGATTCGGGAAGCGATGCCTGGTCTGATCGCCGGATTGACGGTTACTGTGGTCGCACTTGTCTCTAATACGGCGATGGCCGGTATGGTGGGCGCAGGTGGACTCGGAACGCTGGCAATCAACTATGGATATTACCGCTACGAGACAGCAGTCATGCTGGTAGCTGTCGTGCTGATGGTCATCATTGTGCAGGTACTGCAGATGATTGGCGACCGTCTGGTGATTTATTTTTCAAGAAGATAG
- a CDS encoding NAD(P)/FAD-dependent oxidoreductase encodes MKNLVILGGGYGGTTLLHELLDHKIPADTQLILVDRMPFQGLKTEYYALAAGTSSDMELRVKFPVHPKLSMRYGEVTGINMDDKSISFAEGEPLEYDQLVIALGCVDNFHGVPGADTFTSTIQTFEATRETYRRVNNLPPQATVNIVGGGLSGIEIAAEIRESREDLHVRILDRGERLLSASPPRLSKYVQDWFKEHNVEIRNKINISRVEEDCVYNGPDERIPADITVWTAGIRPVPLVDELNVNQDNSGRVILDDLYRIPGRPEIFVCGDCASLPFAASAQAAEAQAEQIANVIVAGWKGEQPKVQPLKLKGTLGALGKHAGFGSGFGFGGKSSVTGRVPRLLKSGVLWMSRHHFG; translated from the coding sequence ATGAAAAACTTAGTCATTCTCGGCGGAGGGTACGGTGGAACCACCCTGCTGCATGAGCTGCTGGATCACAAAATCCCGGCAGACACTCAATTAATCCTGGTGGATCGCATGCCATTCCAGGGACTCAAAACCGAATATTACGCGCTGGCGGCAGGAACTTCCTCCGATATGGAGCTGCGCGTCAAATTCCCTGTTCATCCCAAACTGTCCATGCGTTATGGCGAAGTAACCGGCATCAACATGGACGATAAAAGTATTTCCTTTGCCGAAGGAGAACCGCTGGAATATGATCAACTGGTCATTGCACTGGGCTGTGTTGATAATTTCCATGGCGTACCGGGAGCAGATACATTTACGTCTACAATCCAGACATTTGAAGCTACACGCGAGACCTATCGCCGTGTGAACAATCTGCCGCCTCAGGCAACTGTAAATATTGTAGGTGGCGGACTGAGTGGTATCGAGATTGCTGCCGAGATTCGCGAGAGCCGCGAAGATCTGCATGTTCGTATTCTGGATCGCGGAGAAAGATTGCTGTCGGCTTCTCCTCCACGTCTATCCAAGTATGTACAGGATTGGTTCAAAGAGCATAACGTAGAAATTCGTAACAAAATCAATATCAGCCGCGTTGAGGAAGATTGTGTCTACAATGGACCGGATGAGCGCATCCCGGCAGATATTACAGTATGGACAGCAGGTATTCGTCCAGTACCGCTGGTCGATGAGCTGAACGTGAATCAGGACAACTCCGGCCGCGTCATTTTGGATGATCTGTATCGCATTCCGGGCCGTCCGGAAATTTTCGTATGTGGTGACTGCGCATCTCTGCCATTCGCTGCCAGCGCACAGGCTGCTGAAGCACAGGCAGAACAAATCGCCAATGTTATCGTCGCCGGCTGGAAGGGTGAACAACCCAAAGTACAACCACTCAAGCTCAAAGGTACACTTGGTGCACTCGGTAAACATGCCGGCTTTGGTTCAGGATTTGGATTCGGTGGCAAAAGCTCTGTTACCGGCCGTGTACCACGTCTGCTGAAAAGTGGCGTGCTCTGGATGTCCAGACATCATTTCGGTTAA
- a CDS encoding YuzB family protein yields MRPIIEFCQSNMHNGTDRIMKELDSHPDYDVIEYGCLGNCGQCYAMPYALVNGEIVASEDVDSLYTLIMDKINEADAWADLDLD; encoded by the coding sequence ATGAGACCGATTATTGAATTTTGCCAGAGTAATATGCATAATGGCACAGATCGCATTATGAAGGAGCTCGACAGCCATCCCGATTACGATGTAATTGAATACGGTTGTCTGGGGAACTGCGGTCAATGTTATGCCATGCCATATGCACTCGTTAACGGAGAAATTGTCGCATCGGAAGATGTAGATTCCTTATATACATTAATTATGGATAAAATTAATGAGGCGGATGCCTGGGCTGATCTCGATCTTGATTGA
- a CDS encoding HesB/IscA family protein yields MITISDTAASRMKEIMEAQDIPGLFVRVGVSAGGCSGFSYAMGFDSEETEQDIYMDVQDMKVVVNKEDLGLLNGLEIDYEESGLAGGFTINNPNAIATCGCGASFRTRKEDEVLAQPCED; encoded by the coding sequence ATGATTACAATTAGTGATACAGCGGCTTCGCGTATGAAGGAAATTATGGAGGCACAGGATATTCCGGGGCTGTTTGTACGTGTAGGTGTTAGTGCCGGCGGCTGCAGCGGATTCTCTTATGCCATGGGCTTTGACAGTGAAGAGACAGAGCAGGATATATATATGGATGTTCAGGATATGAAGGTCGTTGTTAACAAAGAAGACCTTGGACTGCTGAATGGTCTGGAAATAGATTACGAAGAATCGGGTCTTGCCGGAGGATTCACGATCAACAACCCCAATGCAATTGCTACCTGCGGCTGCGGCGCTTCGTTCCGTACCCGCAAAGAAGACGAAGTACTCGCCCAGCCTTGTGAAGACTAA
- a CDS encoding TraX family protein translates to MQWLAMITMLIDHLGYAFFSDERYMRIIGRIAFPIYCYLLVVGYRHTRNVNKYLIRLMVIALLSQFPFMFAFNITNLNVVFTLLIGLLLMILLDRIPSRLFPISILLAAAFSLLAEVLHTDYGAYGILLILIYRYMPGYMMVLAHFALTLIFILTGHMSLIQVYSIFSTLLITASTELRPDVRFAAPPRWLWRAFYPAHLAVIAIIVQGSIHGYF, encoded by the coding sequence GTGCAATGGTTGGCAATGATTACAATGCTGATTGATCATCTGGGCTATGCCTTTTTTTCTGATGAGCGGTATATGCGGATTATCGGACGAATCGCATTTCCGATCTATTGCTATCTGCTGGTTGTCGGCTACCGGCATACCCGAAATGTGAATAAATATCTGATTCGGCTGATGGTGATTGCACTGCTTTCCCAGTTTCCGTTTATGTTCGCTTTTAATATTACGAATCTGAATGTGGTCTTTACCCTGCTGATCGGATTGCTATTAATGATTCTGCTGGATCGTATACCTTCACGGCTATTTCCGATATCGATTCTGCTGGCCGCTGCTTTCAGCTTGCTCGCAGAAGTATTGCATACCGATTATGGGGCTTATGGGATTCTGCTTATTTTGATTTATCGATATATGCCGGGTTATATGATGGTACTTGCCCATTTTGCGCTGACCCTTATCTTCATACTGACTGGACATATGAGTCTGATTCAGGTGTACAGTATATTCTCTACCCTTTTGATTACAGCCAGCACAGAGCTGCGTCCGGATGTACGGTTTGCTGCTCCTCCGCGCTGGTTATGGCGCGCTTTTTACCCTGCACATCTGGCAGTCATTGCCATTATCGTTCAGGGCAGTATACATGGATACTTTTAA